A window of Benincasa hispida cultivar B227 chromosome 9, ASM972705v1, whole genome shotgun sequence genomic DNA:
acaacacaagcgttcgtacaaactctttacaaactacaggacacgagactttagggcatcaaccccagaAATGTTCTCCTCTTCCCAGTTCAAACGCTAATTAAAATGTTTGAAAAACCTATGACAAATGGGTTCAGGCTAATGAGAAGGCCAGAACCTATATCTTAGCGAGCATATCTAATGTACTCAATAATAAGCATGAAGCCATGGGTAttacacgtgagatcatggtgTTGTTGCAAGAGATATTCGGGCAACCCTCTTTCTCGATATGACATGAAGCTATTAATTATGTCTATAACTCCCACATGAAAGAAGGgacctctattagagaacatgttctagaTATGATGATCCATTTTAACATTGTGGAAGCTCATGGCACTGTCATAGATGAAAgaagtcaagttagtatgataatggaatctcttctgaagagcttTCTGACATTTTGTACTAATgttgtaatgaataagattgattacaatttGACCACTCTTCTGAATGAACTACAGACTtatcaatccttgatgaaaaataaGGAAAGTGAAGCAAATATTGTTTCATAAAAGAAATCTCTGAAAGGATCCTCCTCTGGAACGAAACCTTCTGAGAAAAAGAAgtttgtttcttcttcaaaggataagagtatccagatgaagaagaaaggaaaagggaagaagaaaacccCTTCTAATAACAGCAAGAATAAAGcaccaaaagaaaaatgtttccactgtaaggAAGACAGGCATTGGAAACGCTATTGCCCACAGTATCTTGCTGAAAAGAGAGTTgaaaaggcaaaacaaggtaaatcagatttacttgtaactgaaacatgtttagtggaaagttcttacttaacctggatattagatttagGCGCATCTAACCATATTTGCACTTtcttcaggaaactagttcttagaCTCAGTTTTCAGAGAATGAAATGACTTTCGAGGTGGAAACAGGTGAAGTCATCTCAGCAGAAGCAACGAGAGACGTCAAGTTATATTTTGGAGATTCTTAcattttgcttgaaaatgtttattatgtactaaaaatgaaaaggaacttgATCTCTGTTTCTTGTTTGctagaaaatatttacaaagtaaCTTTTGATATCAATGAAGGATTCAttagttcaagaggtgttcacatttGTTCTgctaaataacttgtatgtgttaaaacaACTAACACAaaatccattttaaatatagagatgtttaaaacggaaAAAACTCAAATAAAAAGTGAAAGATTTCTCCCAATggctatctttggcacctaagaattggtcacataaatctcaacaggattgagagattagtaaaaaaatggtcatcgaaaccagttagaagacaactcaTTACCTTCATGTGAATCatatcttgagggtaaaatgaccaaaagatcttttataggaaaaggtcttagagccaaagaacctctagaacttattcattcagacctttgtggtctaatgaatgtaaaaactcgaggaggatatgaatattttgttaattttattgatgattattcgagataTGGCTATATCTACTTAATGAGTCACAAgtctaaaactcttgaaaagttcaaagaatttaagatagaagttgaaaacttattaggtaaaagaattaaaacacttcgatcagatcgaggtgatgagtatatggatttacaattccaaaactatctaGTAGACCATGgtattcaatcccaactcacagcacctggaacaccacaacagaatggtgttgtagaaaggagaaattgaactttgttggacatggttcgttcaatgataaGTTATACTCAGTTACCTAAATTCTTTTGGAGGTATACAGTACAGACtgttgtatatattttgaacatggttcccttaaaaaatgtttctgaaacactgtATGAGTCATgaagaggacgtaaaggtagtttacatcactttagaaTTTTGGGATGCCCAATACacatgttggtgcaaaatcctaagaaattggatcaaccttcaaaattatgcctatttgtaggataccctaaagaaacaaaagatggactattttatgatcctcaagaagataaagtatttgtatcgacaaatgctacattcttgtaAGAAGAACATATTAGtaatcatcaacctcgtagtaaactAGTATTTAGTGAAATGACCAGAGacactacagataaatcaacaaaagttgttgatcaagcaggtccatcaacaacagtTTTTGCCCCAtaacatccttctcaagagttgagattttctcgtcgtagtgggaggttGTTCATCAGCGTcaccgttacatgggtttaacagaaacttaggtcatcatacctgatgatgacCTAGAGGATTAATTGACCTTCAAATaggaaatggaagatgttgataaggaataatggataaaagccatggacctagAAATAGAGtcaatgtatttcaattctatctaggaacttgtaaatcaaccaGATAGGGTTAAACCTAAtgattgcaaatggatctacaaaagaaaacaagacCACCGGTAAGGTgcagacctataaagccagacttgtgacaaaaggttttacccaaagagaggggtagactatgaagaaaccttctctcttgttgccatgataaaatcaatcatAATACTTTTGTCCATTgtcgcatattatgactatgaaatatgaaaaatggatgtcaaaaacAGCCTTTTTTTATGGCTATCTTAATGAAAGTGTTTTCGtgtctcaaccaaaagggttcattgaacagggtcaagagaaaaaagtttgcaagcttaaaagatccatttatagatcaaacaagcatctagatcttagaatataaaatttgacactacgattaaatcttatggctttgaacaaaatgttgacaagccttgtgtttacaagaagatagtcaacaaaattgtagctttcttggtactttatgttgatgatatcttgctcattgagaatgagacaagtttccttgctgatgtgaagagatggctagcatcacaattctaaatgaaagatttaggagatttTTAGTacgttcttgggatccaaattgttcgaaATCACAAAAACAGAATcctagcattatctcaagtatcttatattgacaaaatattgtcaagatataatatgcaaaattccaaaaatgatatgttaccttttagacatggaatttatttgtcaaatgagcagtgtcctaagacacctcaagaagttaaagaaatgaaaagaattcctctTCAGCAGTTGGGAGTCTAATGTAcgttatgttgtgtacacgtcctgacatatgctttacAATTGGACTTGTTAGCAGGTTTCAGTCTAACCTTAGACACGGTCATTGGACTGctattaagaacatcctcaaacATCTCTAAAGAATgaaggactatatgctcgtgtatgggtctaaggatttgattcttacaggatacactggttctgattttcaaactggtGTAAATTCGAGGAAATCTACTTTAGgatcagtttttactcttaatgaatgagctatagtgtggagaagcatcaaacatAGTTGTATcgttgactccacaatggaagctgaatatgtagctacATTTGAAGAAGCTAAAGAAGCAATGTGGCTACATAAGTTCCTGAtggatttggaagtagttccaaatatgcatctgcccaTCACTCTATAATTGTGGAGTTGTTGCCAATTCAAAGGAATCGAGAAGCCACAAATGTGGAAAACACATCAAaagaaaataccatctcatcagggagatcgtACACtgaggagacgtgatagtcatgaagatagcctcagaagataATCGTGTTGATCCgcttacgaaggccctctcagctaaagtgttcgagggccacctggtCAGACTAGGACTATGAGTTTTATAAtctaagacaagtgggagaatgtctatgTTATATaaatgtcctagtttattgtattttctctctaatttctcaacattgtaaacattatatatttgtatatattcgTAACTCATTGGAGtattagtccaagtgagagattattgggagtgtcttaaaactcgtagttcgtaaatgttaacatattctatttatcaataaaagtattattgagtttttcattcaataaattgttattgatattacattctattataaaaatctaataaacaaatccatggctataatatgaatactttaactttacgaggagacataaaagtggatgaagttttagtatatagccaaaatgatccataagtatacaaataagattgggtacatcatccttgtgacactattgAATACGGACCACTTTgaatactgatacaaatgatatgatcccaaaatcattcatgtggagacatgcgagtggaggcattctatgcaatgagtttgcataagactggacctcgaaatagtcatttttttttataatgaccgtttactgttaaaacttactatttcaaattcaatgacctagggtaactcgatcttaatcctgagcttactatgaactcctatttattcgggattatcctttgatctgcataggtgagagtagtccaacagcactgctcaataagtctccaaTTTTGGGGATtagaccgaatagatagttggagacatagttctgcaagatggaattcactcctacccgacttagtgttggtagatagattgttctcttaagtactgattcctgaTCTTGAACAACTGGGCCCTACCCTCTAATGATCGAGAGGatcatggtttattagttggactataaactaaatTGTTCAATAAAGGATCGGTGGGagtttaaggagcaagatgtatttacagggataaaacggtaattttgatctAGCTGTAAAAACGAACAACCTGTggaggatcgacttactgattatggttaaagtggatagaaatatatctacagtgaggagagtgcaattatcgagctatagtggtatgtctcgatagtaacgaatattaattaattcggtctaaagagtttggCCTATTAATGTCAAATCAGTGGAGATCaggatctataggtccattaggtccctctactagcttgtaaaattatatcttggattagtgaattgagcggacttgaaatgttcaaaatcgaaattcgggttttgaatttaaagtgttcaaattcaatttagggtttggataattatatttgatataattaaacatttaaatcaatgaaattaaatgtaatcggagagattataatatttaaatgttgatttaaatacatgaatatgatttatgtatcaattaggtgtttgattaatttaatatttgataccaaattattaatttattaattaattaaatttatttaattaattgtttaaattaaaacatttttcatttttcaaaatcatatttgaaaacttattttttattttgctgaaaatcaaaattaaattttgaaaaataaaattggaaactCTACTTTAGtggaattttccaattttttgttTGCTTACGTGGTTTTCCCCAAATTAAACACCTAGTCATTTGAATTAATGCTTTTGAGAGTGTGAATCAGCATTATCTTCCAGTGTCTGCATGAACTGAACAAATAAAAAGgttcaattttcatattttaaggTTGATGCAAATTGAAAACCAAAAACCCTCTGTGGTCTCTCAAATCCTCTTTGTTTCCTCACCTAATTATCCTCAATTTAGTGTTTTCACCACACAATCTGagttagaggatagtagagaagatcctcTTTGTGGTCTATTGAAAGATCGAAGGACAAATTTGTGGAATTAAGcaagaatttgaagagttttCATCAAAAATAATATgctcttgaaaccctcttttaaaagttgttttaatgcatgtttttaaactcgaattaagtgtaattagagtgtttattgattctgattttttcCGTTGCATGTTAGTTTTCTCTATCACTAAGGTGATCCCTTGGGTTGGGGCATGCCTATTAGGTGTTTTTTTAGGCTTGACCTCAAACTTACTCGAGGCCGAGCATGCTAGCTTGAGTCAAGGCCTAAGCCATCCCCTTTTTCTAGGCTCATTTTAGACTTAAGTTGTCACTTTCGGTCCGAATTATGCTATCTTCTTAACTTGAAAATTCAAGAACCTATTAGAcacgtttaaaaaaaaaatcaaggataaaatttgtaatttaataataaaaaaaatacaatgtaAACCTGTTTCCAAAATTTAGAGAGGAAAacttaaacaattaattttaagatacattgaatatatatatatagattaaaatcaAATACTTAAGATCTCGTTTGATGCCAGTTCCTATATTATTTGGGACTCAAAACTAATACTTGTATCTGGATTTGGATGTATGAGCACCCCATGACCAACAAAGGAAAGATCAAACATGAACATACaaataggaaaaagaaatagaacatgaaaaaaaaaaaaaaaaaaaaaaaaaaaaaaaactaaagtggTTTCTAAAACACAATCTCAATTTGAGAATTATAAGAAACCTGATGAATCATCAAACAAATTCGTTTCTTACCAAATAacaatagaaaatgaaaaagttttcatacaaattttaaaattacagaGACTAAAATAGAATTAAGTCTACAcgaatcaaaataattttttcactcataaaataaaatttaaaaaaaaaaaaatcaaacctcTAATTCCCCATTCAAAATACAATGTGAGCAAaaaagtcatttcattttcaaaagcGTGTGGGACCCTTACACACTCAAGTCAACCGTTCCACTCTACTTTCAAAGTCAAATAAccacaaaacaaaattaaaaaagcagaaaaaaaaagtgtgataTATGTAAATAATGAAGATTGAAGGGGTGGACTAAGAAAAGAATTCCAAAACCGACTTTTTCCAGAAGAATGGGACCCACCCAACCCCACAACACACAGACAAACACACAGACCCTTATTTGcaaattcttctttctttttgcctttttattttattttattttattttttctctctatatataaGTCTTCTGTTTATAATCACTCAATTTTCTGCAaaatcattcttcttcttcttcttcacaaaaaacccccaaattttcttcttaatttcttcTAATTCTTCCTTTCATGcagcaataaaaaaaaaatctcaacctttgttttcttttttaatctgaaattactaatatatatatataactaaacaCATTNNNNNNNNNNNNNNNNATGGATATTTTTTTGGACCTTAATGTGGATCCTAATTCTTCTTATGCTAATTCAACCATGGATGAGGCTATTCATTTAACagtaagttatatatatatacatacatatatacacatacatacatatatacatatatacacatacatacaaatatatatatatatatatatatatatataatggataTTTTTTTGGACCTTAATGTGGATCCTAATTCTTCTTATGCTAATTCAACCATGGATGAGGCTATTCATTTAACAGTAAGttaatttctcttttaatttgatttttttttgttttttggctGTTTTATATGGTGAGTTTGATCTAACATAATGGATTTGTttaacttattatttattatttatatttttttaaaagcagAAAAGAGATCAGTTTGAAGGAGAAAGCTATGGAGATAAAGAAAAACTCTCACTGAGCTTGGCAAATAAGGTAATTAACCCCATAAGTCATGTTtaatttcttcttattattaacatatatatgtgtgtttTCAACTCTATTTTTACTATATATAATAGTCTTTACTTCTAGGTTAGAAGTGAGTGGAGTGTtacataatattaaaaaaaaataccaattaACTAATGATTATACAGCAAATTTCAATTTCCTCATGACCCTAATTTTAAGTTGATCAAATTTCAAGACAATAATCAAACACTAACATACTCAAAAACTAccaacacaaaatggaaaaattcatGGATACAATTTTTtcggatttttttattttgaaaaaattaacgAGTTCCATATTCGAATCACTTATCCAAATGCAGGGAAGTGATTCAAGCGTGACATTGGAACAAGAGTTGGATAGAAAAATCCAAGAGAATGGGAAGCTAAGTCAAATGCTAAGAATAATGTATGAGAAATACATTAATCTTCAGAAGCAAGTGATGTATTTGTTGAGCAACCAAAAGCAAAACCCAGAAATGGAAGGTGTTTGTTCAAGGAAGAGAAGGgcagaaggagaagaagattaTGAGAACTTTGAAGGGATTTGCAGCACAAGAGATGAAGATTTCAACAGGTGGCTTAAGAGGCCAAGACTAAATGGAAACTCAAAAGTTTCTAAGGTTTTTGTGCAAAAAGATGCATCAGATCCAAGCTTGGTAAtttttgtaaccctagtttctTTTTTTGGCATGTTTTTCAACAAAACCCCTAAGTTGGGTTTTAGAGATTACTAATTAGGGTTTCGCCTCCATTACAGTTTCTGTTTTcggttttctatttttttagagATATATATAAGAGATTGTtcatatttttttgtttctttttaaaattttagccaaactcaaaaaaacaaaaaacaaaaaaaagttgaCTTTTTAAGCTTGGATTTAGTAGTTTGTTTTGTTGAATTTGGGTAAGGAGACTTGTAAAGATTGAGATTGGTATGTGATTTCTAAACCCCACTCCCCAATATAAACTCCTATATATATTGTTATTGTTCTTTTATTTCAGGCAAGGTTTAAAGCTAGAACCTAGGGgagaaaattaaagagaatgTTATGTAATCCTATAGATTAAGGTAACTTGGATCATGATTATTATCAAAcactattttaattatttcatattcCCTTTTGATATCTAAACAGATTATAACTTAATTAATAAGCTCAATGAGAAGAAAGCTACATTAATTTTTGAGACAAAACTTGAATTTGTTAATGAGGGCTTTGATTGagaaaccctaatttaattAGTGTGAATGATATTTATGAAAAAGGTGGTGAAAGATGGGTATCAATGGAGGAAGTATGGGCAAAAAGTCACAAGAGACAACCCTTCTCCAAGAGCTTACTTCAAATGCTCCTCTGCACCAAATTGTCCTGTCAAAAAGAAGGTATAATCCCTCAAAAACTTTCAAACTATGCTTAAAAGCACTTAACGAATCATCGCTCGAttgataatgtttttgttttttttcgtAATTatgtttgataaaaaaaatcttttctttttctttgttacGAACAGGATAACTATTGTGGTTTTTTGTTCtcttaaattagaattaaaataaatagtttACATGAAAACTAGTAATTAATTACAATTACCATATTATTCAAACTTATTATGGtatattactttttaaaatatttattatgtatattttgtaataaaaaacGATGAACTACTTcttcaatttatattatgaaatagTTAGGATaagaaacaaattaaataaaacaaaaaacctAAAGATGATGTTGGATAACCATtgagtttttggtttttgacttttaaaaattaagcctaaattctctcaaattcttaccatgatttgtatctttcttaagtaagagttttaaattcttagccaaattctaaaaataaaaataagtttttaaaaactatattttttatgtttcatttcgtttttttggttttatgtttagaaaattaagtctatattcTCTCCTTTTCTTACCATAGTTTGCATCTTTCTAAAtacaagagttgaattcttagccaaaatctaaaaataaaataagtttttaaaatttggcttaatttttaaaacatgggTAGAGAGtatataacaaaacaagaaacctaaAGGTGGAAGAGGTATTTGTaggcataattttcaaaaataaaaaccaaaactaaatagttaccaaattaatcttagtttttaaaatttggtttgatgtttgaaaatattggtaaaagtagataacaaaatttagagtttgaatgagtgtttatagatttaattaaaaaatcaaatggttaagAAACGAGGCCTAATTAATCCCGATGGGTTAAAATCTTTATGCTATTACCATTCTAAAAGCTGATAATTTGTCGAtgattcacaaaaaattaaaaagataagtttttatataaggaaaataaataaataaattacttgtttgtttgttttaggTGCAAAGAAGTTTGGAAGATCCAACAATTTTGGTGGCCACATACGAAGGAGAACACAGCCATGCCAGCCATTTTCAAACTGAGCTTTCTTTAAGGTCTATCAATGGCGGGAAAAGTAGCGCAGTCCCGGTCTTAGCGACGATCAAGCCGTCGTGCGCCACCGTGACCCTCGATTTGATTCACGAAGACGGACTGTTTAAGAGTCCTAAAGATTACGTGTCGGCGGAGTCGGCGGAGGCAGCGGTCTGGCAAGAGTTTTTGGTACAACAAATGGCCTCTTCTTTGAAGAAGGATCCTGAATTTGCTGGCATTGTTGCTGGTGCCATTTCAGGCAAGGTTTTGGGGAACCAAACAAACAGAGAATAAACCCTAAAATCCTAAAGGCCTTGTGTTCcacattttctttaatttcttttaaggtACCATCTTAGCCTTTTGtgaatatttgtttgtttggaATTAGACAACTTTAATTGGCTGGGTTACAAATCATGTGTTAATTAAGTGCTCTACTACTCAATTACCAAAGATTTTAAGGACAGTTTCAGTTAATTAATAAAGATCAATTttcctcaatttcaattttgttttataaataataaattaacaaccacttgaatttatttatttatttatttatttatttattcattattaaattctattttattatatgTGTTTTGtggattaattaaaaaaacaagaggttaattaattgcaaaagtgagtaaattttgatataacatattaaccttttttttttttcttaattcaaTATCATGGAGCAGCGGAAATTCCTACTTACTTTATATAGAATTAggttatctttattttttttagcatgtttttcAAATATTCATAAGGAGGAAGTAGAAAATAGTGTAGATGCTAAAATGAGAATCCTTTTCAATAAATGTGAGCCACTCCTATGGGATAGAGTGTGACTTTAGGGTACaacttttaactaaaaaaaaaccaCTTTTTTCTATTAGCATTTTTGTAACAAATACTATTTAAGTGTTTTTCTAGGTCTCCAATGATAAtaatttcactaaatttatGTTGTTTCTCCCCAAATCAAGTTTTTcaactatgttttttttttaatttttaaaaattgggttGGTTACAGAAAACATTAccaaaaagtagataacaaacaaacaaagaaaattatAGATTGAAGTACGTAGTGTtgatatacttaattttcaaaatttgaaaacaaaagatCAAATGAGTATCGTACTCCTAATTACAATTTTCGAAATCACTTTTGATTATCTAATTCTACTTTATGATCATTCTAAAAACCTCATCCTAAGAAACCAACAAGAAGAGAATAGGGTCAAAATCACACATGTAAGAAATTAatgtttgaaatttcaaaattaaaaaatttgtatattattattgataaggAGAGAAATGATTAACTTTAAAAACCTAAAGTTTATGTGGTGTATGTTTATGTAGAAAAATTTGTCCATCTAGATTCTCAAAGTTAAGGACCTCTATTTGATTCAAAgctttcaaataaaaattccTAAGATTTCTCCAATTTCTAATTAGTTTGTTCCAAAAATATTCAAAGAAAATGACTCGATAATTTCGAAATATGAAAAAGAATTAATCATctaactatatttttttttctatctcaAAGTCTCATACatataataaaattctaaaaaatttgtcACTATCGATACAAACTATTCGAGCTATAAATAAAATAGGTTAAAAGAACACCTTGAATTTTAATTGGTATTATTGTATTAATTTGATCCTTGCATTTTCAAACTTATAACAATTTACTctttatagtttaaaatttataacaatttagatTTTATCTTGAAAATTCCCATGAAAAATTAAGTGTCCACATTTTTATTGCTTAAAGACTTGGTCTTTATAATTcacaaacaaaatttaattccCAATcagttttcaatatatttttttatttaaattttgataatattttttatgataAAGATTAAATAAGTGTAAATATATTGATTAAgttattgttatttattaaagtttaggtgctaaattgtttcaaaattgaaaatacataAACAAAATCTTTAGCaactaaaattcaaaaataaattgttactttcataaAACTTGAACCATCTGAACATATCTTCCATCCctataaaatatctaaaaacCTAGTTTTCTTTGCTACTAAAGTCcatgttttgttttataaaaataaaataaaatgaaatgaaaaatccatatttggtaaaaattaggtttacattttattttggttCCTAAACTTTGAATAATGTTCTATTTTAGTCCCTGTACTTTTAAGAACGTCTGCTTTAGTCCCTGGACtttgaatattgttttattttttctcctaagcttttaaaaatatttgttttggttcctgaacttttaaaaaatgcaaATTTTGGTTCTCTGGTATATTAAAAATTTGCTAACTCTTTGACAAAATGGTAAAGTGACATGCATTTTTTGATAACAAGGCTACCAAATAAGTTACCTACACTAAAAAAAACCagagtttcaattttgaataaggtggcaaataggagaatttaaaatatatttttagttcaaaattttggacATTCAGTATTTTAATAAGTTGGTTGTTGGCATTTTATGACAAGTTGGTTGTTgatattttacttgacattcATCTTGCTCAATAAATCACAAGCCCTCTTACATTTCTATAGAATAGtcaacataattttaatagtatgaattaaaataaaccttttttaaaagtttagagactaaaacgaatattttttaaaatttagggaccaaaatagaacaagattCAAAGTTCATGAACTAAAATAGGATTAACTAAAAGTTAGTACTTAGCAAAGAAATGAGGCTTGAACACTCAATTATGTTGTATTTAAGATTTAACGAACCTACATTTTGAGATagaaaacccaaaacaactatGCATACCTAAATACAAACATATCAACTCAGACATATCAATTTTGCACAACCAAACACATACATCAAAACTCTCCAGACATCATAACTctccacatcctatatcatctcaacGCCCCAAACAGCCCCTAAGATTTAAGCTTAGCCAACTTGATTAGGTTTTTTATTCACCTTTTTAAtctctaatattttaaaattgtcaattggtcccataaattaattttgaaaatttcaatttaaccctTATGATTTGATCCAACAACCTCACAATTGTCCATATATGTATTGAATACGTCACACATTCCACGACAATAAACGGGTGTTCTCTCTTTGATGGAATGTATTGGttgaatttattaatatttataatcaggtaagaaagggaagaaaattgGGACACTTTAAGATTAAGAAATGTGAACTTAAATATAGTTCAATTAGTTAAATCACAAAAGAAAAAGGACAAAAGAAAGTGGGTAAGAATTAAACACTCTATAAACAATCCATGATGTCAAAATTTCAGATATCTTTACCACTACATGTGTTGGATGGTTAAACAAATTATAGAGACCGACTTGAA
This region includes:
- the LOC120085270 gene encoding probable WRKY transcription factor 40 isoform X1, coding for MDIFLDLNVDPNSSYANSTMDEAIHLTQKRDQFEGESYGDKEKLSLSLANKGSDSSVTLEQELDRKIQENGKLSQMLRIMYEKYINLQKQVMYLLSNQKQNPEMEGVCSRKRRAEGEEDYENFEGICSTRDEDFNRWLKRPRLNGNSKVSKVFVQKDASDPSLVVKDGYQWRKYGQKVTRDNPSPRAYFKCSSAPNCPVKKKVQRSLEDPTILVATYEGEHSHASHFQTELSLRSINGGKSSAVPVLATIKPSCATVTLDLIHEDGLFKSPKDYVSAESAEAAVWQEFLVQQMASSLKKDPEFAGIVAGAISGKVLGNQTNRE
- the LOC120085270 gene encoding probable WRKY transcription factor 40 isoform X2 — translated: MDIFLDLNVDPNSSYANSTMDEAIHLTKRDQFEGESYGDKEKLSLSLANKGSDSSVTLEQELDRKIQENGKLSQMLRIMYEKYINLQKQVMYLLSNQKQNPEMEGVCSRKRRAEGEEDYENFEGICSTRDEDFNRWLKRPRLNGNSKVSKVFVQKDASDPSLVVKDGYQWRKYGQKVTRDNPSPRAYFKCSSAPNCPVKKKVQRSLEDPTILVATYEGEHSHASHFQTELSLRSINGGKSSAVPVLATIKPSCATVTLDLIHEDGLFKSPKDYVSAESAEAAVWQEFLVQQMASSLKKDPEFAGIVAGAISGKVLGNQTNRE